Part of the Nostoc sp. ATCC 53789 genome, GTGATTACCGAAAAGAACATTTGTTCGTCTTACAACAAGAGCTACATCTCTATGATGTCTACCAATCCCAAATCGCCGAATGTGACCGTCAGATTGAGGAGTGCTTAAGTCAATTTAACGACAAAATTGATATTTCTCAGTCACCTCTTTCTCCACCCAAGCATATTCGTCATAAACCTCAAGGTAATGAACCTGCGTTTGATTTGCGTACTCATCTTTACCGCATGAGTGGAGTAGATTTTACCCGCGTTGACGGTCTTGGTGTCCTGACAGTACAAATTATTCTTTCTGAAGTTGGTTTAGATCCCAGTCGGTTCCCCACAGTCAAACACTTTACTTCTTGGCTTGGTCTTTGCCCTGGCAGCCGCATTACTGGTGGCAAAATTAAAAGTTCTCAAACTCGTCCTGTAGTCAACCGCGCCGCCAATGCTTTCCGCATGGCAGCACAAACTGCTGGTAAAAGTCATTCTGCTTTGGGTGCGTTTTATCGTCGCTTACGTTCTCGACTTGGCTCTCCTAAAGCTATTACTGCTACCGCTCATAAGATTGCCCGGATTTTTTACAAACTTTGGACAACCGGAGGAGATTATACCGATCCTGGTATGGATTATTATGAGCAACGTTATCGTGAGCGAATGGTTAATAATCTCCACAAAAAAGCCCAGGCTTTTGGTTTTGAGTTGATTCCTCAATCCTCAGAAAATCTGGTTTCTTAGAAGAGAAATAAAACTAAGTGTATTAAGAAGACTTGGAACTTAAGCCCCTTATTAAGAGTTAATGCTTAAATCCCAAGTCTTGTTATTTGCAATCTAAAATTTGGTGAGCGAAAATATGATTTTCAATCAGAAATCATGAGTATCATATTCGACAGTTCAGAGATTTAAGGAAGTGTAGATATCATCTGAATTGGCATTGAGGTAAGGACGTTGCAATTCAATTTCCCATAATGAGAAATGCCGTAGAATTGCTGCTATCTTATCTTCTGGCGTATCATTCCCTAGATGCCAAGCCTCAAGCAAACCATTAGCAACAATTTGGCATCGATGTGTACCAAAACTTTCTTGGTCGCCAAATTTACGGTCTGGTTCTTCAGCGATCGCTAACCCTGGTGCTATAAGCTTGGTAAATAAAGGTACTTGCTGCTGAAAATGCACTTGATTTTCTTTATATACCCTCTCTAAGACTGGACGAACAAGTTCATAGTCCTTTTTGTCGAAATAAAGCACTGCTGAGTCGTAACGCCCATAATCAGAAGGGTTATACAATGCTTTAAATGAGAAGGCAATGGATATAGCATTGAGTTGGGTAGTCAAATCGTTCATGACTGCAACTGAGCCTTCAGGAGTCAGATTGAAGTAGACACGTACCAAAGTTTGATAATTTCGAGCCATAGCTGCATTAGCAACTGCCATATAAAATCCGTTTTGTACCAGATTCTTAGGCATTTTGATTGATACCGAGTCACCGATATTAGCCGCTTGTTGTAAGCTATCGGGTTCAATGTGCAGCTTTAAATCGTTCTTATACACTACCAAAGTACCATCGATGTCTTCTTTTATAACCAGCCAATCATGACTCCAGTAGCCTACACCTCTGTTATTTTCATCCAAGCGATCGTAAAAAGCTATATCTACGCCAAATAATGTATTGTTTTCGAGATTTTGATTCAAAGCCAAATTCGTTGCTTCTGCATTGGATGACAAAAGACTTTTCGATGAGCCGTTGTAGTAGAGGGCGTAAAGTAAACTACGTAGTTGATAACTCAAAAACTTATTTTGAAAATCTAAAGATAATTGCTGAAAGTGAGAGACTAATGATTCTGGTACTTCCACTGAACCAAAATCTGGATGTCTAATACAGTGGTGAGATTGGATTTCAACATTATGGGCGATATCTTCTAGTGATGTCTGCAATAACTCTGGAATCTCTGACAGCTGATTTCCCAGCGAATCTAATAGTTGCATAAAAACTTGCCTGTCAAGAATGTGGAGAGATAGGGACAGACAAACAAAAAATGTTTGCGTCCCCTTGTTGACTTAGAATTTATTTTGAAGCGGGAGATAAGTTAATGGGAGAGAGGTATGATGCATCTACACCAAAAATTGTTGGTATCGATGCTTCTGGACGGCATAATAAACTCTTAGCAACCTGGAGTATGCAAATACCTTTATTACCAAAAGTTTTTTCGTGCTGGAGTTTGGCTTGAATAGATTTAATCAAAGCGAAACCGCAAAACTGCATAACTCTCTGTAAAAAATCAGGACGATGTTCTATAATTTCGGGGAAAACAGAGAGATAAGCAATTACCAACTCTCTAATGGAAGGTTGTAGCAAATGTAGAGGAGTTGTTGCTAGACGTAAAGACTCTTGAATCGCCATTGTTTTACTAGTAATCATGCTGTGTAGCCAAAGTTGCAGGTAGCTGGCTATCAGTGTTCCTAAATCACTAGCTGGATCTCCCCAAGCGCCACGTTCCCAATCAATTAATCGAATAAGACTATCATCTGAGGACGATTCATCAAAAGCAGCTTCTTCCCAACTCAGAGATAGGAGAATATTGTTTAGTTTCAGATCGTTATGGGTTAAACAACAGGGAGTGAAGGCATTACTCAACTCTGCGATCGCCTGTCCTAAGCTATCATAACGTTGATAAAGAGACAAAAATTTTAGTCCATCGGTGGGCAACTTGCCAAAAACTGCCGGGGTAACTCTATCTATGCCAAGATTCAGGTTAGGAGTTCCTTGGCTGAATATTTGGAAAAACTCCTGATAGTCTTGACGGTCAATAGATAGGCGATGGACTGATGCTAAAGTAGTTCCAACTACCCTGGCAATCTCTACGGGAAATAAATTCAAATTCTTTTCCACATAAAAATCCATCAAATCCCGATAGTTAGTTAGATAATTGAAAACAAAGATTGAATTTTCAGGATCAAAATGTACTGCCTCCGAAAAATATGAGCGAATGTCATTTAGTTCTGGAAAAGTTTGCAAAAAATTGTGAACTCGCCATTCTTTGAAAAATTCGCCAGCAGTCCTTCCCTCTCGTTTGTAAGGCTCTTGCTTAATTAGGAGTTTCCGCTCATCTGGTAAGCTGATTAATAAGTTAAAGTTTTTAGCAGGTTTTAGCTCTATTTTGCTTAAAGACTTTTCATCTTGAGTACATAATTCTTGAATAATCAGGTAATCAAAAGCATTTTGAGAACTCAATAAGAATGATGTCATAGCTTCAGTTAATCGTCAAAGTTAACAACTAAAAATTCTTGCGTAATTAGAAGACATTCTTAATAGATTGATCATCTATTATGTCTACATCGCTATGTGTAGATTGTCATACAATACCTATTGTTTACGGATGTACGAATCAATCAATAAAAGCTTAAAGCAACTCCAGTAGTTTTGCACTTTTTGAATCGATTCACTATTGAGTATTGAATGATTTTGCTAAATCTGCAATTTCATGGATAGTAAATGCCAACAAGGCAAATTGAAGATTTTTCAAACCATAGTTAAGAATCTGAGTAAGATCGTCATCTGCACCAGCATATATAGATATGTAATCTATGTTGCTAATATCTATGAGTAAACCTTCTGAATCATCGGTATGAAGATCAGAAATAGTAATTCTTGACATGGATTTCAATTCCCAAAAATCTTGATCAATTAGTCAATATGAGAATAATTAAGCATCAATTGCTTAATCATCTCACTCGTAGTCAGGAAAAAACTAATAAAATTGATCAACTGCTATGATTGATATTGATGAAGCTGTAAATTGCTTAATCCGATCGGCTATCCTTATTTTTGATAATAAAGAAAGCTGATTATTAATCATATCGGTTTATTCAAAGCTATTTATTACAGCAGAATCTGGCAGCGATTAAGCATGACACAGCTTAATCGCTAATTCAAAAAGTTCTACAGAGCAATGTAGCTCAGTAGTCAATTAAAAGTGAGTATCAACGTCGCTAAATGATTTGACGATGTGTGCAGTCAAGCTAGCTCCAAAGGCTAACAATGCAAATTCTTGTCCCTTAGCACCGTAAGCTAAAAGTGGGTCTATACCTTCGCCAACACTGGAAACATCACCACCATTACTACCACCATAAATAGTGATAGAATCTACATTATTCAGGTCGTTGAGGAAGCTTTCAGAATCTTGGAACAGTTCAGAACCAGTGGTATTTAGTTGTGAAAGAGCGATACTAGCCATAATTTTCTCCTAAGATAATTGTCACAATTGAGCAGATTTGACAGCGATTAAGCAATGCACAGCTTAATCGCTAATTCAACAAGTTCCACAAAGCAATGTAGCTCAGTAGTAAACTACAAATTAAATCCAAGGATCAGTATCGCTGAAGGACTTGACGATGTGTGCAGTCAAGCTAGCTCCAAAGGCTAACAATGCAAATTCTTGTCCCTTAATACCGTAAGCTAAAAGTGGGTCTATACCTTCGCCAACACTGGAAACATCACCACCATTACTACCACCATAAATAGTAATGGAATCTACATTATTTAGGTCGTTGAGGAAGCTTTCAGAATCTTGGAACAGTTCAGAACCAGTGGTATTTAGCTGCGAAAGAGCGATACTAGCCATAATTTTCTCCTAAGATAATTGTTACAATTCAGCAGATTTGACAGCGATTAAGCAATACACAGCTTAATCGCTAATTCAACAAGTTCCACAGAGCAATGTAGCTCAGTAGTAAACTACAAATTAAAAATGAGTATCACTGTCGCTAAATGACTTGACGATGTGTGCAGTCAAGCTAGCTCCAAAGGCTAACAATGCAAATTCTTGTCCCTTAATACCGTAAGCTAAAAGTGGGTCTATACCTTCGGCAACGCTGGAAACATCATTACCACCACCATAAACAGTGATAGAATCTACATTGTTCAGGTCGTTGAGGAAGCTTTCAGAATCTTGGAACAGTTCAGAACCAGTGGTATTTAGTTGTGAAAGAGCGATACTAGCCATAATTTTCTCCTAAGATAATTGTCACAATTCAGCAGATTTGACAGCGATTAAGCTGTGTATCGCTTAATCGCTAATTCAACAAGTTCCACAAAGCAATGTAGCTCAGTAGTAAACTACAAATTAAAAATGAGTATCAACGTCGCTGAAGGACTTGACGATGTGTGCAGTCAAGCTAGCTCCGAAGCCTAACAATGCGAACTCTTGTCCCTTAACACCGTAAGCTAAGAGTGGGCCTAAACCACTGGCAACACTGGAAATATTGTTACCACCACCATAAACAGTGATAGAATCTACATTGTTTAGGTCGTTGAGGAAGCTTTCAGAATCTTGGAACAGTTCAGAACCAGTGGTATTTAGTTGTGAAAGAGCGATACTAGCCATAATTTTCTCCTAAGATAATTGTCACAATTGAGCAGATTTGACAGCGATTAAGCAATGCACAGCTTAATCGCTAATTCAACAAGTTCCACAGAGCAATGTAGCTCAGTAGTAAACTACAAATTAAATCCAAGGATCAGTATCGCTGAAGGACTTGACGATGTGTGCAGTCAAGCTAGCTCCAAAGGCTAATAATGCAAACTCTTGTCCCTTAATACCGTAAGCTAATAGTGGATCTAAGCCATCGGCAACGCTGGAAACATCATTACCACCACCATAAACAGTGATAGAATCTACATTATTTAGGTCGTTGAGGAAGCTTTCAGAATCTTGGAACAGTTCAGAACCAGTGGTATTTAGTTGTGAAAGAGCGATACTAGCCATAATTTTCTCCTACAATAATTCGTCCCATTTAAAGAGACTTTGGCAGCGATTAAGCTGTGTATTGCTTAACTGCTGATTCCATTTTTATTCATAAAATTTAGAAAGATCAAGCTTGTAAGCCTGATTTGTAAGACATAAATAAATGGGTTGCGTCTTTATTGATGGCTTTATTTTTATTCAAAAAATGTTTAGAAAATATGCTATATTTTTTGTAAAAATTAGCGATCTAAAGATTACCAACTTCTTTTGATAAGTTGAGAGTCTAACTTTTCATAAATCAATACGCTTGGGTTAAGAAGAATAGTAGGTTGGGTTGAGCAACAGTGAAACCCAACATTATCAAGGCTTTGTTGGGTTTCGTTCCTCAACCCAATCTACACCATTTTTAGTTTTTAGCCTTAACTGAATTTCATGCAATTGAGAACCGCTATAGTTATGTATTCAATCAATTGCCAAAATCTGTAAACAAAAATCGTGCGCTCTTGATTAATCTAAGAGCGCACGAGTTTAATGACTATAAGATTCTGATTGTTCACAATTATTGTAAACCAGTCAGTTGTTGTCGGAGGTCTACTATTTGCTGTTCTATGTTGCTTAACCAATCATTAACAGTCTCTTTTATATTTTCTCTTGAAAGTGCGCCAGAAGTATCTTCCTCGTCTCTTGTTGATCTTCTTCTTCTTCCACCCTCTACAGTTCTCATTTCCCAATCGGTTAGTTCGGTGAGCAGATTCACGTCACTATTAGGATGCAGGTTAGATATTAAGATCATGACTATTGATGTACCTCACAAAATCTAGTGATATTAATTGATCTAGTCTGAGATAACATTAAGCTAAAAATCCAGACTCCATCATTTGTATTTTGCAATAAAATCTTAGTCATTTAACTTTTTAAAGCTAATTTTCAAGACATAACTAAAGGATTTTCGTCTTTAAAAGAGATGATTTATATTCTGATCTTGTTTGTCTCCCTAAATGGGTAGAGACGCGATTTATCGCGTCTCTACTTATCGTGACGATCGCAATTTGGATTAATTCTTCGCCTGTGGTTGCGAACCAGGAATGGTTACATCTATTGGTGTCACCGTTGCTGCTAGCTGCGTCAATGGCGGTTGAATGGCGGTTTGATTCCCCACCACTAGAGTCACAAGCTTTTCTGGCTTGAGGTATTCTCGTGCTACCCGTTGCACGTCAGCAGCTGTAGTGGCGGCGACGGCTTTTTGATAGCGAAAGAGAAAATCAGCCGGATAGCCGTAATATTCGTATCGCATCAACCGTGACAAGGTTTGGCTGGGGTCTTGAAAGTTGAATACAAAGGAGTTGAGTGTAGATTCTTTGGCAAAAGCTAGTTCTTTTGCTGTCACTCTTTGGGTTTGAATGCGTTTGATTTCAGCTTGTAAGGCTTTGACAAACTGCACGGTAGCATCCGATCGCGTTTGTCCACCAGCGACAAACATGCCAGGATAGTCGTAGCGGGGACTCCACTGGCCATAAACAGAGTAAGCTAAACCTTGGCGCGATCGCAATTCATTAAATAAGCGTCCACCAAATCCATTTAACACTCCATTCAAGACATCCAGCGCCGCATAATCCGGGCTGTCAAACCGTCCGCCTAAATGGCCGAGAAGCACACTACTTTGGGTTAATTGTGGCTGATTGACAAAAAAGACTCCACCTGTATTAGCTGGTGAAACTGATGGTAATTTGGGTTTGGCAATACCTGGGTTGCGATTCCAGTCGCCAAACTTAGCTTGAATGAGCGATCGCATTTTCTTAGAGTCAAAATCCCCCACAATCCCCAAAATTATATTATTAGGGTGGAAATATTGCTGATAAAACTTGAGCAAATCTTCACGCTCAACTTGATCCACCGTTGCATACTCTATGGTGCGAGAGTATGGACTATCTTTGCCATAGATCAATTTCTTAAATTCTCGATTGGCAATCCCATCTGGATTGTCATTGCGACGAGCAATACCACCCTTCGCTTGCGTCTTAGCCAAGTCTAGCTTCTCTTGAGCAAATGCAGGCGATCGCAACACCTCGGCAAATAGCCCAAACACCGTTTCTAAATCTTCACTCAGCGCATCAAAGCTAGCACTACCAGAACCTTCGCCAATACTAGCTTCTACAGATGCCGCTCGTTGTTCTAATATCTCATTGAGTTCATCAGCCGAATGTTGCTTAGTTCCTCCAGTTCGCATCACCGCACCTGTAAAACCAGCTAACCCAACTTTCTCCATTGGTTCCAAGCGATTTCCTGTCCGCACAAATGCCGTCCCATTCACCAACGGCAATTCGTGATCCTCCATCAAATAGACAACCAAGCCATTTTGAAGCACAAACCGTTCATATTTCGGTATCTTAATCTCAGGTAGCGCTGGCAACTGCAACTCACTATAATGCTTTGCCTCAGTCGTCGCCGCCAGAGAGAAATTACAAGTTAAAAGTAAACACGCAAAAACAGCAACCAAAGCATAAATTAACCCCTTCCCATTTTTGATTTTCAACGCCATCCGCCTTTTACCCTTCACCTTGTACCTCTTCATATCTCTCTTCCTCTGCGCCCTTTGCGCCTCTGCGGTTCGTTTCTCTTATCCTTCTTTCGACAACAACTTCCCAATCGTGCGATTTCCCGGCGTAAACGTCTCCTTCGCCACTCTTTGAATATCAGCCGTCGTTACCGCCGAAATATCATCCAACTGCTTAAACAAATTCCGCCAAGAGCCAGTTTTCACCTCATATTCCAACAATTGTTGAGCCATCCCCATATTTGAATCGAGGGTACGTAACAAGCCCGCCCGTGCTTGAGTTTTCACCCGTTCCAAATCAACCGCCGCGACAGGCTCAGTTTTTAATTTGTCAATTTCTTGGCGCAAAGCCACCGCCACTTCATCAACTGTATGACCAGGAGCCGTGAGAGCATAGAAAAATATCAGATTTGGATACTTATCTCCAGGAAATCCACTGTAACCTTGAGCATTTAGCGCCAAACGCTGTTTTTCTACCAAAGACTTATACAAGCGCGACGTGCGCCCATCACTTAATAAACTACCAATGATTTCATAGGTTGCATTATCTGGATGGGTAACTGCCGGACGATGATAACCTTCTAAATACCAGGGTTGAGAAGGAAGTTGTAAACTAACTTCCCGTGTTTGTTTTTGTGGCGGTTCCACCGGGATTTGTTCAACAGCTTTGGTTTTTGCTTTATAGCGACCAAAATAAGTTTGCGCCAGTTTTTTCACCTCAGCCGGGTTAACATCTCCAACAATAGCGATCGCTAAATTACTTGGTACATAGTGAGTATCAAAGAAATTTTGGACATCATCTGGTGTCAGATTGCGGATATCTTGGTCATAACCAATCACCGGACGCTTGTATGGATGGACTTTGTAAGCAGTATCGATAAACTTTTCCACCATTTGTCCAATGGGTGAATTCTCTATCCGCATCCGTCGTTCTTCTAAAATTACATCTTTCTCTTTATAAAACTCACGACGAATTACCGGATCGAGAAATCGTTCCGACTCCAACGACATCCACAGTTCCAGCTTATTGGCAGGAAAACTGTAAAAATAACGGGTAGCTTCGGTTGAAGTATTAGCATTTAAACCAACACCTCCCGCTTGTTCCACAATTTGCCCCAATTCGTTTTGCTTGACAAGCTTACCTGCTTGTGATTCTACTTGCTTAAACTCAGTTTCTAACCGCGCAACCTCATCTTTTTTGCCATCGGCTTTCGCTTTTTTAATTTGAGTATCTAACTGCTGCAATCTATCTAGTAGAGGTTTTTCTGCTTTGTAGTCTTGTGTACCAATGCGCGTTGTACCTTTAAACGCCAAATGTTCTAGAAAGTGAGCCACACCGGTTTTACCATCTGGCTCATCCACACCACCAACATTTGCATAAGTCAGGAAGGAAACCACAGGTGCTTGATGCCGTTCTAAGACAAGGAATTTTAGACCATTGTCGAGGCGAAACTCCGTTAACTGTTTAATGACTCGATCCAGATAAGGTTGGATCGAACTTTGAACTGGTGGAGTTTGAGTTTTGGTTTCTTGAGGAGGTGCAATTTGAGTTTGAGCTAGAGCAATTTCTGGTAGCAATCCCCACCAGAAAACGCTCAAAGCCAACAAAGTGACAAACAACCGCCGTAATATGACAGATACAGAATTTACACAGAAGAGATCCCCCAACCCCCTTAAAAAGGGGGCTTTTGAGATCCCCCCCTTTTTAAGGGGAGCCAGCGCGGTCTTCTCTGCGAGACGCTGCGCGATAGCGAAGCTGTAGCGAGTCATCGAGCGTCTGGGGTCTCCCCCGCCGCAGGATGCGCGAAGCGCTGTAGTGGAGCGACTGGCGTGGGTTAGGGGGGATCTAAGTTTTAGGCTTTGAGTGCGTAAGTCCTGCAAAATCCCCAATCTAAAATCCAAAAATGACCGACTGATCTGGTTCATAAGCAAAAATTAAGATAAAGTTACACTACCTAAGAAACAGGATACTTAGCAAAAGGACGTTAATGTTGTATTAAGCTTGTTGAGCTTTTTTACTTGACGTTAGACAATAATGCTACAAATCGTGTTCCGCACATTTCACCATAACTGTTATGCGAGTTTTTAATTCTTCCCCACCCTCAGAGGCTCAGACGCGCACCCGAATTTTACAGGCAGCACAACGGTTGTTCGCCTCTCAAGGATTTGACGGCACTACCACCCGTGATTTAGCGCAGGCGGCAGGTGTAGCTGAAGGCACTCTATTTCGTCATTTTCCCAATAAAAAAGCAATTTTAGTAGAAGTAGCCACAAGTGGCTGGGTAGAAATTTTAACAGATTTGCTAACAGAATTAAGTGAAATGGGCAGCTATAAAGCTGTAGCTCAAGTGATGCGTCGCCGGATGTGGAACTTTCAAAAAAATGCCGATTTGATGCGCGTTTGTTTTATGGAGGTGCAGTTTCACCCCGATTTGCGCGATCGCATTCAATTAGAAGTCATTACCAAAATGACCGATGTCGGCGAAGCATTCTTCCAAACAGCAATGGATAAAGGCATTTATCGCAAAACGGACGCAAAGCTAGTTGCTAAAGTTTTCTTGGGAATGTTTGCGATCGCAGGTTTTTCTAACAATACCCTCATCGAACCTGACGCTTCCCCCCAACAAATGCAGGAAATGGCTGAAGGACTCGCTGATATCTTCCTTAATGGTGTCTTGGTTAAAGATTAGGGGATTGGGCATTGGGCATTGGGAAGAGGACTTGGGGACAAGGAGAATTGGGGACAAGGGGAAAGACTTGTTTCAAGTTCTCACTTCTTGTCCCCTGTCCCTTTGTCCCCTTGTCCCCTTGTCCCCCCGCCCCCTGCCCCATTCCCTATT contains:
- a CDS encoding IS110 family transposase, which produces MAKKRQSPNQASKLDPIHPNAAGIDIGAQNHWVCVPSGRANECVRRFGCYTADLYAIADWLTESGVETVAMESTGVYWIPLFQILETRGFEVKLVNAHHVKTLPGRKTDVLDCQWLQQLHSYGLLSGSFRPEDEICILRSYIRQRDSLIRSASVHIQRMQKALTQMNIQLHQAVSDITGTTGMTIIRAIVGGEHDPQVLAAKKHHRVKRSEAEIAAALNGDYRKEHLFVLQQELHLYDVYQSQIAECDRQIEECLSQFNDKIDISQSPLSPPKHIRHKPQGNEPAFDLRTHLYRMSGVDFTRVDGLGVLTVQIILSEVGLDPSRFPTVKHFTSWLGLCPGSRITGGKIKSSQTRPVVNRAANAFRMAAQTAGKSHSALGAFYRRLRSRLGSPKAITATAHKIARIFYKLWTTGGDYTDPGMDYYEQRYRERMVNNLHKKAQAFGFELIPQSSENLVS
- a CDS encoding T3SS effector HopA1 family protein, with product MQLLDSLGNQLSEIPELLQTSLEDIAHNVEIQSHHCIRHPDFGSVEVPESLVSHFQQLSLDFQNKFLSYQLRSLLYALYYNGSSKSLLSSNAEATNLALNQNLENNTLFGVDIAFYDRLDENNRGVGYWSHDWLVIKEDIDGTLVVYKNDLKLHIEPDSLQQAANIGDSVSIKMPKNLVQNGFYMAVANAAMARNYQTLVRVYFNLTPEGSVAVMNDLTTQLNAISIAFSFKALYNPSDYGRYDSAVLYFDKKDYELVRPVLERVYKENQVHFQQQVPLFTKLIAPGLAIAEEPDRKFGDQESFGTHRCQIVANGLLEAWHLGNDTPEDKIAAILRHFSLWEIELQRPYLNANSDDIYTSLNL
- a CDS encoding phosphotransferase, with amino-acid sequence MTSFLLSSQNAFDYLIIQELCTQDEKSLSKIELKPAKNFNLLISLPDERKLLIKQEPYKREGRTAGEFFKEWRVHNFLQTFPELNDIRSYFSEAVHFDPENSIFVFNYLTNYRDLMDFYVEKNLNLFPVEIARVVGTTLASVHRLSIDRQDYQEFFQIFSQGTPNLNLGIDRVTPAVFGKLPTDGLKFLSLYQRYDSLGQAIAELSNAFTPCCLTHNDLKLNNILLSLSWEEAAFDESSSDDSLIRLIDWERGAWGDPASDLGTLIASYLQLWLHSMITSKTMAIQESLRLATTPLHLLQPSIRELVIAYLSVFPEIIEHRPDFLQRVMQFCGFALIKSIQAKLQHEKTFGNKGICILQVAKSLLCRPEASIPTIFGVDASYLSPINLSPASK
- a CDS encoding pitrilysin family protein; this translates as MALKIKNGKGLIYALVAVFACLLLTCNFSLAATTEAKHYSELQLPALPEIKIPKYERFVLQNGLVVYLMEDHELPLVNGTAFVRTGNRLEPMEKVGLAGFTGAVMRTGGTKQHSADELNEILEQRAASVEASIGEGSGSASFDALSEDLETVFGLFAEVLRSPAFAQEKLDLAKTQAKGGIARRNDNPDGIANREFKKLIYGKDSPYSRTIEYATVDQVEREDLLKFYQQYFHPNNIILGIVGDFDSKKMRSLIQAKFGDWNRNPGIAKPKLPSVSPANTGGVFFVNQPQLTQSSVLLGHLGGRFDSPDYAALDVLNGVLNGFGGRLFNELRSRQGLAYSVYGQWSPRYDYPGMFVAGGQTRSDATVQFVKALQAEIKRIQTQRVTAKELAFAKESTLNSFVFNFQDPSQTLSRLMRYEYYGYPADFLFRYQKAVAATTAADVQRVAREYLKPEKLVTLVVGNQTAIQPPLTQLAATVTPIDVTIPGSQPQAKN
- a CDS encoding pitrilysin family protein, producing MALSVFWWGLLPEIALAQTQIAPPQETKTQTPPVQSSIQPYLDRVIKQLTEFRLDNGLKFLVLERHQAPVVSFLTYANVGGVDEPDGKTGVAHFLEHLAFKGTTRIGTQDYKAEKPLLDRLQQLDTQIKKAKADGKKDEVARLETEFKQVESQAGKLVKQNELGQIVEQAGGVGLNANTSTEATRYFYSFPANKLELWMSLESERFLDPVIRREFYKEKDVILEERRMRIENSPIGQMVEKFIDTAYKVHPYKRPVIGYDQDIRNLTPDDVQNFFDTHYVPSNLAIAIVGDVNPAEVKKLAQTYFGRYKAKTKAVEQIPVEPPQKQTREVSLQLPSQPWYLEGYHRPAVTHPDNATYEIIGSLLSDGRTSRLYKSLVEKQRLALNAQGYSGFPGDKYPNLIFFYALTAPGHTVDEVAVALRQEIDKLKTEPVAAVDLERVKTQARAGLLRTLDSNMGMAQQLLEYEVKTGSWRNLFKQLDDISAVTTADIQRVAKETFTPGNRTIGKLLSKEG
- a CDS encoding TetR/AcrR family transcriptional regulator, whose translation is MRVFNSSPPSEAQTRTRILQAAQRLFASQGFDGTTTRDLAQAAGVAEGTLFRHFPNKKAILVEVATSGWVEILTDLLTELSEMGSYKAVAQVMRRRMWNFQKNADLMRVCFMEVQFHPDLRDRIQLEVITKMTDVGEAFFQTAMDKGIYRKTDAKLVAKVFLGMFAIAGFSNNTLIEPDASPQQMQEMAEGLADIFLNGVLVKD